The Oncorhynchus kisutch isolate 150728-3 linkage group LG20, Okis_V2, whole genome shotgun sequence genome has a segment encoding these proteins:
- the LOC109877290 gene encoding GTPase IMAP family member 4-like has protein sequence MKNPSERTLVVIGNPGAISWAALEGGEEKPLGTTRLWVTTGTISGRPLSVVNMPGAVTTTQSQGALQDWAMECLSLSECSKGIHSFLLVAPLGRLTEQERRGAQCIRRMFGEKAHGFTQVLFTYELEQKDSLEDLLKEREAQRLVEECGGRFHVCPKSIGEELEVTGLLGKVDSILDQGTDPCYTVEMHQEAQPLLVEFREQLKGLLDGFIRLKERINERERMQVNVENLEHRIFREKLARLQDELLLKQMEKERDSGMEVEALSFIYELDRLVDKLALKRVRAVEEDHKSREGVQRFREELGRMVDEMVTNQKHKHRQMCREKGEEEWELQNFREQLERLKNNMKKTEKRGNRKEKEGVCEGNRKEKEGVCEGDRKEKGGKEFVKGAGKRREGRSL, from the exons ATGAAAAACCCATCTG AACGCACATTGGTTGTCATCGGCAACCCTGGGGCTATATCATGGGCTGCCCTGGAAGGAGGCGAAGAGAAGCCCCTGGGGACCACCAGACTCTGGGTTACTACAGGCACCATCTCAGGACGCCCCCTCTCTGTGGTAAACATGCCTGGTGCAGTAACCACCACCCAGAGCCAGGGGGCGCTACAG GACTGGGCTATGgagtgtctgtccctgtctgagtgttCCAAGGGGATCCACTCTTTTCTCCTGGTGGCGCCGTTGGGTCGTCTCACAGAGCAGGAGAGAAGAGGGGCTCAATGCATCCGAAGGATGTTCGGAGAGAAGGCCCATGGCTTCACTCAGGTCCTCTTTACCTACGAGCTGGAGCAGAAGGATAGTCTTGAGGAtctactgaaggagagagaggcccAGAGGCTGGTTGAGGAGTGCGGGGGACGTTTTCACGTCTGCCCAAAGAGCATTGGTGAAGAGCTGGAAGTCACAGGGTTACTGGGAAAGGTCGACTCCATTTTGGATCAGGGAACAGACCCCTGCTACACCGTGGAGATGCACCAAGAAGCTCAACCGCTATTGGTGGAGTTTAGGGAGCAGCTTAAGGGCCTATTGGATGGCTTTATCAGACTTAAGGAAAGGATCAATGAAAGGGAGAGAATGCAAGTGAATGTGGAGAATTTGGAACACAGGATCTTCAGAGAGAAGCTAGCGAGGCTTCAAGATGAGCTCTTGTTGAAGCagatggagaaagaaagagacagtggCATGGAGGTAGAGGCACTGAGCTTTATATATGAGTTGGACAGGTTAGTTGACAAGCTTGCCCTAAAAAGAGTGAGAGCAGTCGAGGAGGACCATAAGAGCAGAGAGGGCGTGCAGAGGTTTAGGGAGGAGTTGGGGAGGATGGTGGATGAAATGGTTACCAATCAGAAACACAAGCATAGACAGATGTGTcgggagaagggagaagaagaGTGGGAGCTTCAGAACTTCAGGGAACAGCtagaaagactgaaaaacaacatgaaaaagacagagaagagagggaacaggaaagagaaggaaggagTTTGTGAAGGGaacaggaaagagaaggaaggagTTTGTGAAGGGGAcaggaaagagaagggagggaaggagtttgTGAAGGGGGcaggaaagagaagggagggaaggagtttgTGA
- the LOC109877298 gene encoding dnaJ homolog subfamily A member 3, mitochondrial-like isoform X2, producing MASLVAICNARLLNSVGLSSGHRRAWSLLASARHGETCATAILGIQQCRIGGDFGCLRPENAVTLRLTGLRSHHVVSSSHSFHTSCSSANKQDLYDVLGVPRTATQKEIKKAYYQMAKKYHPDTNQDDPQAKEKFAKLAEAYEVLSDEVKRKQYDTYGAAGFDPSQAGGGAGGQQYWRAGGASVDPEEMFRKIFGEFTGAQGFGDFNSMFEQRPEFVMELTFTQAAKGVNKEMTVNLDGACQRCDGKGSEPGTKVQHCHYCNGTGMESINNGLFMMRSTCRRCGGRGSIVTTPCVMCRGSGQTKQRQTVTVPVPAGVDNGQTVRMPVGKKEIHITFRVQRSPVFRRDGINIHSDVHISVGQAILGGSARAQGLYNTIDIQIPPGCQADQKIRLQGKGIQRMNSYSYGDHYVHIKIRVPKKLTRRQRSLLLSYAEEETDVEGTVNGVTAATTGKRSTGQ from the exons ATGGCGTCCTTAGTGGCTATCTGCAATGCACGTTTACTCAACTCTGTAGGACTGTCTTCTGGCCACCGTCGGGCTTGGTCGCTGCTTGCCTCGGCTAGACATGGAGAAACCTGTGCCACGGCGATCTTGGGGATACAACAGTGCAGGATAGGGGGCGACTTTGGCTGTTTGAGACCTGAAAATGCAGTGACATTGAGACTCACAG GACTGAGGTCCCACCATGTTGTCAGCAGTAGTCACTCCTTCCACACCAGCTGCTCCTCAGCTAACAAACAGGACTTGTATGATGTTCTGGGGGTGCCTCGCACAGCCACTCAGAAAGAGATCAAGAAAGCCTACTATCAG ATGGCTAAGAAGTACCACCCAGACACCAACCAGGATGACCCTCAGGCCAAGGAGAAGTTTGCCAAGCTGGCAGAAGCCTACGAG GTGCTGAGTGACGAGGTCAAGAGGAAGCAGTATGACACGTACGGGGCGGCAGGCTTCGACCCCAGCCAGGCGGGAGGGGGGGCGGGGGGACAGCAGTACTGGAGGGCCGGGGGGGCCAGCGTCGACCCAGAGGAAATGTTCAGGAAGATCTTCGGGGAGTTCACAGGAGCGCAGGGTTTCGGAGACTTCAACAGCATGTTTGAACAGAGGCCAGAG tttgTGATGGAGCTGACGTTCACCCAGGCAGCTAAGGGAGTGAACAAGGAGATGACAGTGAACCTGGACGGTGCCTGTCAGAGATGTGATGGTAAAGGTAGCGAGCCAGGAACCAAGGTCCAGCACTGTCACTACTGTAACGGCACCGGCATG GAGTCTATAAACAACGGTCTCTTCATGATGCGCTCTACGTGTCGACGCTGTGGTGGGCGGGGCTCCATCGTGACCACGCCCTGTGTGATGTGTCGCGGCTCGGGGCAGACCAAACAGAGACAGACCGTCACCGTGCCTGTACCcgcag GAGTAGACAATGGACAGACTGTACGAATGCCAGTGGGGAAGAAGGAAATCCACATCACATTTAGA gTCCAGAGGAGTCCAGTGTTCAGACGTGATGGGATCAACATCCACTCTGATGTCCACATCTCTGTAGGCCAGGCTATTCTGGGGGGCTCTGCTAGAGCACAGGGACTCTACAACACCATAGATATACAG ATCCCTCCAGGTTGCCAGGCCGACCAGAAGATCCGTCTTCAGGGAAAGGGGATCCAGAGGATGAACAGCTATAGTTATGGAGATCACTACGTTCACATCAAGATCAGAGTACCTAA GAAGTTAACCCGGCGACAGCGCTCCCTGCTGCTGAGTTATGCAGAGGAGGAGACTGACGTGGAGGGGACTGTCAACGGAGTCACTGCTGCTACCACAG
- the LOC109877298 gene encoding dnaJ homolog subfamily A member 3, mitochondrial-like isoform X1, with amino-acid sequence MASLVAICNARLLNSVGLSSGHRRAWSLLASARHGETCATAILGIQQCRIGGDFGCLRPENAVTLRLTGLRSHHVVSSSHSFHTSCSSANKQDLYDVLGVPRTATQKEIKKAYYQMAKKYHPDTNQDDPQAKEKFAKLAEAYEVLSDEVKRKQYDTYGAAGFDPSQAGGGAGGQQYWRAGGASVDPEEMFRKIFGEFTGAQGFGDFNSMFEQRPEFVMELTFTQAAKGVNKEMTVNLDGACQRCDGKGSEPGTKVQHCHYCNGTGMESINNGLFMMRSTCRRCGGRGSIVTTPCVMCRGSGQTKQRQTVTVPVPAGVDNGQTVRMPVGKKEIHITFRVQRSPVFRRDGINIHSDVHISVGQAILGGSARAQGLYNTIDIQIPPGCQADQKIRLQGKGIQRMNSYSYGDHYVHIKIRVPKKLTRRQRSLLLSYAEEETDVEGTVNGVTAATTGGGRSGQSSESGAGQGRTEGQEKKKEEEEEGGILSKIKKMFS; translated from the exons ATGGCGTCCTTAGTGGCTATCTGCAATGCACGTTTACTCAACTCTGTAGGACTGTCTTCTGGCCACCGTCGGGCTTGGTCGCTGCTTGCCTCGGCTAGACATGGAGAAACCTGTGCCACGGCGATCTTGGGGATACAACAGTGCAGGATAGGGGGCGACTTTGGCTGTTTGAGACCTGAAAATGCAGTGACATTGAGACTCACAG GACTGAGGTCCCACCATGTTGTCAGCAGTAGTCACTCCTTCCACACCAGCTGCTCCTCAGCTAACAAACAGGACTTGTATGATGTTCTGGGGGTGCCTCGCACAGCCACTCAGAAAGAGATCAAGAAAGCCTACTATCAG ATGGCTAAGAAGTACCACCCAGACACCAACCAGGATGACCCTCAGGCCAAGGAGAAGTTTGCCAAGCTGGCAGAAGCCTACGAG GTGCTGAGTGACGAGGTCAAGAGGAAGCAGTATGACACGTACGGGGCGGCAGGCTTCGACCCCAGCCAGGCGGGAGGGGGGGCGGGGGGACAGCAGTACTGGAGGGCCGGGGGGGCCAGCGTCGACCCAGAGGAAATGTTCAGGAAGATCTTCGGGGAGTTCACAGGAGCGCAGGGTTTCGGAGACTTCAACAGCATGTTTGAACAGAGGCCAGAG tttgTGATGGAGCTGACGTTCACCCAGGCAGCTAAGGGAGTGAACAAGGAGATGACAGTGAACCTGGACGGTGCCTGTCAGAGATGTGATGGTAAAGGTAGCGAGCCAGGAACCAAGGTCCAGCACTGTCACTACTGTAACGGCACCGGCATG GAGTCTATAAACAACGGTCTCTTCATGATGCGCTCTACGTGTCGACGCTGTGGTGGGCGGGGCTCCATCGTGACCACGCCCTGTGTGATGTGTCGCGGCTCGGGGCAGACCAAACAGAGACAGACCGTCACCGTGCCTGTACCcgcag GAGTAGACAATGGACAGACTGTACGAATGCCAGTGGGGAAGAAGGAAATCCACATCACATTTAGA gTCCAGAGGAGTCCAGTGTTCAGACGTGATGGGATCAACATCCACTCTGATGTCCACATCTCTGTAGGCCAGGCTATTCTGGGGGGCTCTGCTAGAGCACAGGGACTCTACAACACCATAGATATACAG ATCCCTCCAGGTTGCCAGGCCGACCAGAAGATCCGTCTTCAGGGAAAGGGGATCCAGAGGATGAACAGCTATAGTTATGGAGATCACTACGTTCACATCAAGATCAGAGTACCTAA GAAGTTAACCCGGCGACAGCGCTCCCTGCTGCTGAGTTATGCAGAGGAGGAGACTGACGTGGAGGGGACTGTCAACGGAGTCACTGCTGCTACCACAG GTGGGGGCAGGAGTGGTCAGAGCTCTGAGTCTGGGGCAGGACAGGGCAGAACAGAGGGgcaggagaagaagaaagaagaagaagaggagggcgGCATCCTttccaaaataaagaaaatgtttaGCTGA